From Echinicola soli, a single genomic window includes:
- a CDS encoding RNA polymerase sigma factor, which translates to MKKLLKTSKGREEFFLKMYYESFPDVARYVSKRGGSMEDAKDVFQDSLMIYYEQLVAGKKVHEDGGYLFGVARHHWYKRFREASTLALGKDEIALSQVADFEQVNTDERLQLMSFLKSAGEKCMDMLKAFYYDRLSMDELAQRYGYRTKRSATVQKFKCLEKVRDQVKEKSLTYEDFAT; encoded by the coding sequence ATGAAGAAGTTATTGAAGACCAGCAAAGGCAGGGAGGAATTTTTCCTGAAGATGTATTATGAGTCATTTCCAGATGTCGCCCGCTATGTGAGTAAGAGGGGAGGTTCGATGGAGGATGCAAAGGATGTCTTTCAGGACAGTCTGATGATCTATTACGAACAGTTGGTAGCAGGAAAAAAGGTGCACGAGGATGGGGGATATCTCTTTGGTGTAGCCAGGCATCATTGGTACAAGCGTTTTCGTGAAGCCTCAACTTTAGCACTTGGAAAAGATGAAATAGCGTTGTCGCAGGTAGCGGACTTTGAACAGGTCAATACAGATGAGCGCCTGCAACTTATGAGCTTTCTTAAATCGGCAGGTGAAAAATGCATGGATATGTTAAAGGCATTTTATTACGATCGGCTTTCAATGGATGAACTTGCCCAGCGTTACGGATATCGAACCAAGAGATCTGCGACGGTTCAGAAATTTAAATGCCTGGAAAAAGTAAGGGATCAAGTAAAAGAAAAATCATTGACCTATGAGGACTTCGCTACGTGA
- a CDS encoding ClpP family protease — translation MISANASQVVPMVIDQNDYNGRAYDIYSLLLKERIIFLGSAINDQVANLVVAQLLFLNSQDTKKPISLYIQSPGGSVYAGMAIYDTIQMISAPVITLAVGFTGSMATALLTSGAKGKRQALSHATVHMHPTSGGSKGYTEDVRIATREQERLQVQLFHIIGNNTGHSWREIEELFLRDRYMSAPEAKEYGLVDEVLGNTTDIVQLKDMPFGVKFYGD, via the coding sequence ATGATTTCAGCAAATGCTTCACAGGTCGTCCCCATGGTGATCGACCAGAACGATTATAATGGAAGGGCTTATGATATCTATAGTTTATTGCTCAAGGAGCGAATCATTTTTCTAGGCAGTGCCATCAATGACCAAGTGGCCAATTTGGTGGTGGCCCAGCTACTTTTCTTGAACAGTCAGGACACCAAAAAGCCAATTAGTCTGTATATCCAGAGTCCTGGTGGTAGCGTCTATGCGGGGATGGCGATTTATGATACTATACAGATGATTTCTGCACCGGTGATCACGCTGGCAGTGGGATTTACAGGTAGTATGGCGACGGCTTTGCTTACGAGTGGAGCCAAGGGCAAACGTCAGGCGCTTTCCCATGCGACCGTCCATATGCACCCCACCAGCGGAGGATCCAAAGGTTATACGGAGGATGTCAGGATAGCCACTAGGGAGCAAGAGCGGCTGCAGGTCCAGCTCTTTCATATCATTGGCAATAACACCGGTCACAGCTGGCGGGAAATCGAAGAGCTTTTTCTCCGGGACCGTTATATGAGTGCACCGGAAGCTAAGGAATATGGCTTGGTGGATGAGGTGCTGGGCAATACGACAGATATTGTCCAATTAAAAGACATGCCTTTTGGGGTGAAGTTTTATGGGGATTGA
- a CDS encoding rhamnogalacturonan acetylesterase: MKNVKYGLSAVIALITMLLAFTPKEEKHTLYIIGDSTVRNSRGDGGPGQWGWGTFIDDFFDSSKLEVSNQAMAGRSTRTFVKEGRWQRVLDELKPGDFVMMQFGHNEGSKPDTTRAGYRGVLRGTGDETVQLTWPDGTEETVHTYGWYLKKFVAEAKAKGATPIICSMIPRNKFQDGEVERANQDYGKWAKEIARKTGAHFVDLNSLVADQYDEWGPNVVPSLFEKDHTHTNEAGARINAWSAVQGIKSLEDCELKAYLSKDKPTLYLIGDSTVKNGQGDGAGGLWGWGDYMAPYFDLGKIKVQNHALGGTSSRTYQTYGLWENVRKQLEPGDYVIMQFGHNDSSPLDDSHRARGTIRSAGTEAEEIYNPITEKYETVYSYGQYLKQMVTATKAAGATPIVCSLIPRNNWKEGKVNRANDSYGLWAKQAAEARKAYFIDLNSIIADGYDALGEDHVKANFFNDTDHTHTIQKGAEYNAKAVVKGIKELENCDLKGYLLED; the protein is encoded by the coding sequence ATGAAAAACGTAAAATATGGACTCTCAGCAGTCATTGCACTGATCACCATGCTGCTGGCCTTTACGCCAAAAGAAGAAAAGCACACCCTGTACATCATCGGAGACAGCACGGTCCGCAATAGCCGAGGAGATGGTGGCCCAGGACAGTGGGGCTGGGGAACCTTTATCGATGATTTCTTTGATAGCAGCAAACTGGAAGTAAGCAACCAGGCCATGGCCGGCAGGAGCACGCGGACATTTGTCAAGGAAGGCCGATGGCAGCGGGTATTGGATGAACTGAAGCCCGGTGATTTTGTCATGATGCAGTTTGGCCACAATGAAGGCAGCAAGCCCGATACGACAAGGGCCGGCTACAGGGGAGTACTTCGTGGCACTGGTGATGAAACCGTCCAACTCACATGGCCTGACGGTACGGAAGAAACCGTACATACCTATGGCTGGTACCTGAAAAAGTTTGTTGCTGAAGCCAAAGCTAAAGGAGCCACACCTATCATCTGCTCGATGATTCCCAGAAATAAATTCCAAGACGGAGAAGTGGAACGTGCCAACCAAGATTATGGCAAGTGGGCAAAAGAAATTGCCCGTAAAACAGGCGCGCATTTCGTGGACCTCAACAGCCTCGTCGCTGATCAGTATGACGAGTGGGGTCCCAATGTCGTTCCATCACTTTTCGAAAAAGACCATACCCATACCAATGAAGCAGGTGCGCGCATCAATGCCTGGTCAGCCGTCCAAGGCATCAAATCACTGGAAGATTGCGAACTAAAAGCCTATCTCTCCAAAGACAAGCCGACCCTGTATCTTATCGGTGACTCCACTGTCAAAAACGGCCAAGGCGATGGCGCCGGAGGACTTTGGGGCTGGGGCGATTACATGGCTCCTTACTTTGACCTTGGTAAGATCAAAGTCCAAAACCATGCCCTCGGAGGTACCAGCAGCCGTACCTACCAAACCTATGGCCTGTGGGAAAACGTCCGGAAGCAACTGGAACCCGGTGATTATGTCATCATGCAGTTTGGCCACAACGACAGCAGTCCGCTGGATGACAGCCATCGCGCAAGGGGCACCATCCGTAGTGCCGGTACAGAAGCAGAAGAAATCTATAACCCCATCACCGAGAAGTACGAAACCGTATACAGCTATGGCCAGTACCTCAAGCAAATGGTCACTGCCACCAAAGCAGCAGGTGCTACACCAATCGTCTGTTCGCTAATCCCAAGAAATAACTGGAAAGAAGGCAAGGTAAACCGTGCCAATGACAGTTATGGTCTATGGGCAAAGCAGGCCGCAGAAGCCAGAAAAGCTTATTTTATCGACCTGAACAGTATCATTGCAGATGGCTATGACGCACTGGGAGAAGACCATGTCAAGGCCAATTTCTTCAACGACACCGACCACACCCACACCATACAGAAAGGCGCCGAGTACAACGCCAAAGCCGTGGTCAAGGGCATCAAAGAACTGGAAAACTGTGACTTGAAAGGATATTTATTGGAAGATTAG
- a CDS encoding glycoside hydrolase family 88/105 protein, translating into MNVRQILKPGMIGALGLAIACSPQTEQDKASTEPKEVLTDTNTPLHLLQPDYPVPYGFPEEKEVKAVIDRVYEYLDSTTPTEILTGENGSAIADFSKVDGNSVLKQGDFRLLSYEWGVTYSSMLLAGEVTGDERYTDYTKKRVKFIADLYPHFKQVEGKDHALHSVLYPGALDDAGALCASFIKTSMTGVDTDVRPVVDNFMNYIMNGQFRLEDGTLARNRPLKNTLWLDDLYMSVPAIVQMGKLTGEQKYFDEAVRQIKLFSGRMFNEEKGLYMHGWVQGMEEHPQFHWGRANGWAILTKVEVLNALPEDHPGRPFVLDLLQKHIKGLAKLQSGSGFWHQLLDKDDSYLETSATAIYTYCIARAVNQGWVDDQAYAPMTLLAWNAVSTKVNDKGQVEGTCVGTGMGFDPAFYYHRPINPYAAHGYGPVIAAGAEVIRMLQMHDFEINDSSVQLLDESSKG; encoded by the coding sequence ATGAACGTTCGACAAATACTCAAGCCAGGAATGATCGGGGCATTGGGCCTCGCCATAGCCTGTTCTCCTCAAACCGAGCAAGACAAAGCCAGCACTGAGCCCAAGGAAGTGCTTACCGATACCAACACGCCATTGCATCTTTTGCAGCCTGATTATCCTGTGCCTTATGGCTTCCCGGAAGAAAAGGAAGTGAAAGCGGTGATCGACCGGGTATATGAATACCTCGATTCGACTACTCCTACGGAAATCTTGACTGGGGAAAACGGGTCGGCTATAGCTGATTTTAGCAAAGTGGATGGAAATAGTGTTTTGAAGCAAGGGGATTTCAGGTTGTTGAGCTATGAATGGGGTGTAACCTATTCTTCGATGCTGCTGGCAGGGGAAGTTACAGGAGATGAGCGTTACACGGATTATACCAAGAAAAGAGTGAAATTCATTGCCGACCTTTATCCACATTTCAAACAGGTGGAAGGAAAGGATCATGCCTTGCATTCGGTATTGTACCCGGGCGCCTTGGATGACGCTGGAGCGCTTTGTGCTTCCTTTATCAAAACCTCCATGACGGGAGTAGATACTGACGTGCGTCCTGTGGTGGACAATTTTATGAACTATATCATGAATGGCCAGTTCCGCTTGGAAGATGGGACCTTGGCCAGAAACCGGCCGTTGAAAAATACGCTTTGGCTTGACGACCTTTATATGAGTGTGCCGGCGATTGTACAAATGGGTAAACTGACCGGAGAGCAAAAGTATTTCGACGAGGCAGTTCGTCAGATCAAGCTGTTTTCTGGACGGATGTTCAATGAAGAGAAGGGCCTTTATATGCACGGTTGGGTGCAGGGAATGGAAGAACATCCACAATTCCACTGGGGACGTGCGAATGGTTGGGCGATCCTGACCAAAGTAGAGGTGCTTAATGCCTTGCCTGAAGATCATCCAGGTAGACCGTTTGTTTTGGATCTCTTACAGAAGCACATCAAGGGATTGGCCAAATTACAGTCTGGGTCAGGTTTTTGGCATCAATTGCTCGACAAGGATGATTCCTATCTGGAAACTTCCGCAACGGCGATTTATACCTACTGCATAGCAAGGGCCGTAAACCAAGGCTGGGTGGATGATCAGGCGTATGCGCCGATGACCTTATTGGCTTGGAATGCCGTGAGTACCAAAGTGAATGACAAGGGCCAGGTAGAAGGTACTTGCGTGGGTACTGGAATGGGTTTTGACCCGGCATTTTATTACCACCGTCCGATCAATCCGTATGCGGCCCATGGTTATGGCCCTGTCATCGCTGCGGGGGCTGAAGTCATCAGAATGCTTC